In Streptomyces canus, one DNA window encodes the following:
- a CDS encoding M67 family metallopeptidase — MLTITQALVDRIVAHARKDHPDEACGVVAGPAGSDRPERFIPMLNAAMSPTFYEFDSGDLLKLYREMDDRDEEPVVIYHSHTATEAYPSRTDISYANEPGAHYVLVSTADTDGLGDFQFRSYRIVDGEVTEEDVEIVAAYQEA, encoded by the coding sequence ATGCTGACCATCACCCAGGCCCTCGTCGACCGGATCGTCGCGCACGCACGCAAGGACCACCCCGACGAGGCGTGCGGCGTCGTCGCGGGGCCGGCCGGATCGGACCGGCCCGAGCGGTTCATCCCGATGCTGAACGCGGCCATGTCGCCCACGTTCTACGAGTTCGACTCCGGCGACCTGCTCAAGCTCTACCGCGAGATGGACGACCGCGACGAGGAGCCGGTGGTCATCTACCACTCCCACACCGCGACCGAGGCCTACCCGTCCCGCACGGACATCTCCTACGCCAACGAACCCGGCGCCCACTACGTGCTGGTCTCGACGGCGGACACCGACGGTCTCGGCGACTTCCAGTTCCGCTCCTACCGGATCGTCGACGGCGAGGTCACCGAGGAGGACGTGGAGATCGTCGCGGCGTACCAGGAGGCCTGA
- a CDS encoding MoaD/ThiS family protein, with product MAIEVRIPTILRTYTDGQKAVEGNGNTLAELFADLETRHAGVQARIVDGGELRRFVNVYLNDEDVRFLDGINTKLTDGDNVTILPAVAGGMA from the coding sequence ATGGCCATCGAGGTCCGCATCCCGACCATCCTCCGCACCTACACCGACGGCCAGAAGGCGGTGGAGGGCAACGGGAACACCCTCGCCGAGCTCTTCGCCGACCTCGAGACCCGGCATGCGGGCGTCCAGGCCCGCATCGTGGACGGCGGGGAACTGCGCCGCTTCGTCAACGTCTACCTGAACGACGAGGACGTCCGCTTCCTCGACGGCATCAACACCAAGCTCACCGACGGCGACAACGTCACGATCCTGCCGGCCGTGGCCGGCGGCATGGCCTGA
- a CDS encoding type II toxin-antitoxin system PemK/MazF family toxin: protein MDTSWWLALAAVILLALVATLVDGWGRGRRPKGRADRVSRPSGRTVVRPRPAEIWWANVPYEDGPGGKDRPCLVLAVHGRRATVAKITSKYHDERSGVIPLPPGAVGDAQGRASFLETDELRAVPVGDFRRKVGVVDPVLWDQVRHLAT, encoded by the coding sequence ATGGACACGTCCTGGTGGCTCGCGCTCGCGGCGGTGATACTGCTCGCGCTGGTCGCCACGCTCGTGGACGGCTGGGGCCGGGGCCGTCGGCCGAAGGGGCGCGCGGACCGGGTGAGTCGGCCGTCCGGGCGAACTGTGGTCCGGCCGCGGCCCGCGGAGATCTGGTGGGCGAACGTGCCGTACGAGGACGGGCCCGGAGGCAAGGACCGGCCCTGTCTGGTGCTCGCGGTGCACGGGAGGCGGGCGACCGTCGCGAAGATCACCAGCAAGTACCACGACGAGCGGTCCGGGGTGATCCCGCTGCCGCCGGGTGCCGTCGGGGACGCGCAGGGGCGCGCGAGTTTCCTGGAGACCGACGAGCTGCGTGCGGTGCCGGTGGGGGACTTCCGGCGGAAGGTGGGGGTGGTGGACCCGGTCCTGTGGGACCAGGTCCGTCACCTGGCGACGTAG
- a CDS encoding putative leader peptide, with protein MVSYDVSEKTPGSLLVARLHVDLCRLASAIC; from the coding sequence ATGGTTTCTTACGACGTGAGCGAGAAGACGCCGGGCAGCCTGCTCGTGGCGCGGCTGCACGTCGACCTGTGCAGGCTCGCCAGCGCCATCTGTTGA
- a CDS encoding PLP-dependent cysteine synthase family protein, whose protein sequence is MRYDSPLAAVGNTPLVRLPRLSPSADVRIWAKLEDRNPTGSVKDRPALHMIEQAEKDGRLTPGCTILEPTSGNTGISLAMAAKLKGYRIVCVMPENTSQERRDLLAMWGAEIISSPAAGGSNTAVRVAKELSAEHPDWVMLYQYGNPDNAGAHYATTGPEILADLPSVTHFVAGLGTTGTLMGVGRYLREHRPDVKIVAAEPRYDDLVYGLRNLDEGFVPELYDASVLTTRFSVGSADAVTRTRELLQQEGIFAGVSTGAALHAAIGVGNKAVKAGESADIVFVVADGGWKYLSTGVYTAATTEEAIETLQGQLWA, encoded by the coding sequence ATGCGTTACGACTCCCCGCTGGCCGCGGTGGGCAACACCCCTCTGGTGCGCCTGCCGCGGCTCTCGCCGTCCGCCGACGTACGCATCTGGGCCAAGCTCGAGGACCGCAACCCGACCGGCTCGGTCAAGGACCGCCCCGCCCTGCACATGATCGAGCAGGCGGAGAAGGACGGCCGCCTCACGCCCGGCTGCACCATCCTCGAGCCCACCTCCGGCAACACCGGCATCTCCCTCGCGATGGCCGCCAAGCTCAAGGGCTACCGGATCGTGTGCGTGATGCCCGAGAACACCTCGCAGGAGCGCCGGGACCTGCTCGCCATGTGGGGCGCCGAGATCATCTCGTCCCCCGCCGCGGGCGGCTCCAACACCGCCGTACGGGTCGCCAAGGAGCTGTCCGCCGAGCACCCCGACTGGGTGATGCTCTATCAGTACGGCAACCCCGACAACGCGGGCGCCCACTACGCGACCACCGGCCCGGAGATCCTCGCCGACCTCCCCTCGGTCACCCACTTCGTCGCGGGCCTCGGCACCACCGGCACCCTGATGGGCGTCGGCCGCTACCTCCGCGAGCACCGGCCGGACGTGAAGATCGTCGCCGCCGAACCGCGCTACGACGACCTGGTGTACGGGCTCAGGAACCTGGACGAGGGCTTCGTACCGGAGCTGTACGACGCGTCGGTGCTGACGACCCGCTTCTCCGTCGGCTCCGCCGACGCGGTCACCCGCACCCGCGAGCTCCTCCAGCAGGAGGGCATCTTCGCGGGCGTCTCCACGGGCGCCGCCCTGCACGCGGCGATCGGCGTCGGCAACAAGGCCGTGAAGGCCGGCGAGAGCGCGGACATCGTCTTCGTCGTGGCCGACGGCGGCTGGAAGTACCTCTCGACGGGCGTCTACACGGCGGCCACGACGGAGGAAGCGATCGAGACGCTGCAGGGTCAGCTCTGGGCGTGA